From Virgibacillus ihumii, the proteins below share one genomic window:
- a CDS encoding zinc metallopeptidase: protein MLGGLGGYLIYIALLLIIPIWAQSKVKRTYKKYSKKATSSHMTGAEVARKILNDNGIYNVEVQETKGVLSDHYDPRKKVVRLSRGNYHGQSMASSAIAAHEVGHAIQDAQDYAFLRFRSSLAPLAATGSNISFFLIIAGILLNMSGMLLFGIIFMSAAVLFQLVTLPVEFDASNRAMAQLVSTGTIRNNEERETKKVLNAAALTYVAAALVAVAELVRFILIYAASNE from the coding sequence ATGCTGGGTGGTCTTGGCGGTTATTTAATATACATTGCGTTACTGTTAATAATACCGATATGGGCACAATCAAAAGTAAAACGAACCTATAAAAAATATTCGAAAAAGGCAACTTCTTCCCACATGACCGGTGCGGAAGTAGCCCGGAAAATTTTAAATGATAATGGGATCTATAATGTAGAAGTACAAGAAACCAAAGGGGTATTGTCTGATCATTATGATCCACGTAAAAAAGTTGTAAGATTGTCCAGAGGAAATTATCACGGACAGTCAATGGCATCCTCAGCTATTGCGGCGCACGAAGTCGGACACGCTATCCAGGATGCTCAGGATTATGCTTTCCTGCGTTTCAGGTCTTCGCTGGCACCGCTTGCGGCAACAGGATCAAATATTTCATTTTTCCTGATCATTGCCGGAATCCTGCTGAATATGTCCGGAATGCTTCTGTTTGGCATCATATTCATGTCAGCAGCAGTACTGTTCCAATTGGTTACATTGCCGGTTGAGTTTGATGCGTCGAACAGAGCAATGGCACAGCTTGTTTCAACAGGAACCATACGGAACAACGAAGAAAGAGAAACCAAGAAAGTGCTGAATGCTGCTGCATTGACATATGTAGCTGCAGCACTCGTAGCAGTTGCAGAGCTGGTAAGATTTATTCTTATCTATGCAGCAAGCAACGAATAA
- a CDS encoding sporulation protein YpjB encodes MKHQRKFHRLFILIGILLLAAPGSVHAGEIAETLIFAKTNHSSMVPLYWMTIIVGGCIAVTLTYVSWRKYKAEKKKNVNNDSNS; translated from the coding sequence ATGAAACATCAGCGGAAATTCCATCGATTGTTCATACTCATAGGGATTTTGCTGTTGGCGGCGCCTGGTTCTGTTCATGCGGGAGAAATCGCAGAAACACTGATTTTTGCCAAGACAAACCATTCATCAATGGTACCATTATATTGGATGACCATTATTGTCGGTGGGTGTATAGCGGTTACATTAACATACGTAAGTTGGAGAAAATATAAAGCAGAAAAGAAAAAAAATGTGAACAATGACTCAAATAGTTGA
- a CDS encoding DUF1405 domain-containing protein, giving the protein MIRYILLDKGFIFILFIINLLGTLYGYYWYRFQLAATPDIFLIFVPDSPTASLFFTIFLLFFLFGKSTPYIEALAVITLFKYGVWAVVMNLLTLVVEGSLNWQGYMLMASHGAMAVQGLLYAPFYKIKLRHIMAAAIWTLHNDIIDYVFEMMPVYSSLSSYMDEIGYFTFWLSIISIAIAYKLTVNKKNPALM; this is encoded by the coding sequence ATGATCAGATACATACTGTTGGACAAAGGGTTCATTTTTATACTATTTATTATCAATCTGCTTGGAACACTTTATGGATATTATTGGTATCGCTTTCAGCTCGCGGCAACACCTGATATTTTTTTGATATTTGTACCGGATAGTCCGACTGCCAGCTTGTTTTTTACGATATTTCTTCTGTTTTTCCTGTTTGGCAAAAGCACACCATATATTGAAGCATTAGCAGTCATCACCTTGTTTAAATATGGTGTATGGGCAGTAGTTATGAATTTGCTCACCCTCGTTGTTGAAGGTTCTCTGAATTGGCAGGGCTATATGCTGATGGCTTCACACGGAGCCATGGCAGTGCAAGGACTTCTTTATGCCCCTTTTTACAAAATAAAACTTCGTCATATTATGGCAGCCGCCATTTGGACACTGCATAATGACATTATCGATTATGTATTTGAAATGATGCCTGTTTATTCCTCCTTATCTTCATATATGGATGAGATTGGATATTTTACATTTTGGTTAAGCATAATTTCCATCGCAATTGCTTATAAACTGACTGTGAACAAAAAGAATCCAGCGTTAATGTAA
- a CDS encoding menaquinol-cytochrome c reductase cytochrome b/c subunit → MHKGKGMKFVGDSRITAERTPNIPKDYSEYPGRTEAFWPNFLLKEWLAGSVFLVGFMCLTLAHPSPLEGMADPTNASYIPLPDWYFLFLYELLKYDFAAGPYVLLGIIVIPGLAFGGLLLAPFLDNGPGRRPHKRPVAVGMMLLGLAACIWLTYESASHVDWEKRAQVNQPVPPSQQVEINKEDPGYAIYENNCMSCHGEDLQGGSAAPPLVGIDRSAEEVAKIAREGTGSMPPGMFKGSDKELDKLVQFIMSVNKDATE, encoded by the coding sequence GTGCATAAGGGTAAGGGAATGAAATTCGTCGGCGACTCACGTATAACTGCCGAACGAACACCTAATATACCAAAAGATTATTCAGAATATCCCGGTAGAACGGAAGCATTCTGGCCCAACTTCCTTTTAAAGGAGTGGCTGGCGGGTTCTGTGTTCTTAGTCGGCTTTATGTGTTTGACACTGGCACATCCCTCTCCACTGGAAGGAATGGCTGATCCGACAAATGCAAGCTATATCCCGTTGCCGGACTGGTACTTTCTATTTTTATATGAACTTTTAAAATATGACTTTGCAGCTGGACCATATGTATTACTGGGTATTATTGTTATTCCAGGTCTGGCATTCGGTGGTTTGTTACTGGCACCATTTTTGGATAACGGACCAGGAAGACGTCCGCATAAGCGTCCTGTTGCAGTAGGTATGATGCTGCTTGGTCTTGCAGCTTGTATTTGGTTAACATATGAGTCGGCATCACATGTCGATTGGGAGAAACGCGCTCAGGTAAATCAGCCGGTTCCTCCGTCACAACAGGTAGAGATTAACAAAGAAGATCCAGGTTATGCTATTTATGAGAATAACTGTATGAGCTGTCACGGCGAAGATTTACAGGGTGGAAGTGCTGCACCTCCACTAGTCGGCATTGACCGTTCTGCAGAAGAAGTGGCAAAAATTGCACGTGAAGGTACGGGCTCAATGCCACCAGGTATGTTTAAAGGTTCGGATAAAGAACTGGACAAATTAGTTCAATTTATCATGTCTGTTAATAAAGATGCAACAGAATAA
- the qcrB gene encoding menaquinol-cytochrome c reductase cytochrome b subunit: MLQKIYDWIDDRIDITPLWRDIADHEVPEHVNPAHHFSAFVYCFGGLTFFVVVIQILSGMFLTMYYVPDIENAWRSVYYLQTEVAHGQIVRGMHHWGASVVIVMLLLHTLRVFFQGAYKKPRELNWMVGVLLFFTMLGLGFTGYLLPWDNKAYFATEVGLNIAEQVPFIGEEIKTLLAGDQEIVGAQTLTRFFAIHVFFLPAALFGLMAVHFVLIRRQGISGPL, from the coding sequence ATGTTACAGAAGATTTATGACTGGATAGACGATCGTATCGATATTACGCCATTATGGCGCGATATTGCAGATCATGAAGTTCCTGAACATGTTAATCCTGCCCATCATTTTTCAGCTTTTGTTTACTGTTTTGGAGGATTGACATTTTTCGTTGTAGTCATTCAGATTTTGTCAGGTATGTTTCTAACCATGTATTATGTTCCGGACATCGAGAACGCATGGAGATCCGTTTATTATCTGCAAACTGAAGTGGCACATGGTCAGATTGTAAGAGGTATGCATCACTGGGGAGCCAGTGTTGTTATTGTAATGTTACTACTACATACATTGCGGGTGTTTTTCCAAGGTGCTTATAAAAAACCGCGTGAACTTAACTGGATGGTAGGAGTTCTGTTATTTTTTACAATGCTCGGACTCGGGTTTACAGGTTATTTATTGCCATGGGATAACAAAGCTTACTTTGCTACAGAAGTAGGATTGAATATTGCGGAACAGGTTCCGTTTATTGGAGAAGAAATTAAGACATTACTTGCAGGTGACCAGGAAATAGTTGGTGCACAGACACTGACCAGATTTTTTGCGATACATGTTTTCTTTTTACCTGCCGCCTTGTTCGGTTTAATGGCTGTTCACTTTGTGTTGATTCGCAGACAGGGTATTTCCGGACCATTATAA
- a CDS encoding ubiquinol-cytochrome c reductase iron-sulfur subunit, with translation MSEDKQRVSRRQFLNYTLTGVGGFMAAGLMISPIRMAIDPVFQKSSAGQLANAGIAVEDITSKPQRVDWKVNQVDGWYESKVSKSAWVYKNDNGDIVALSPICKHLGCVVAWEGSDQFPNQFYCPCHGGRYEKNGDNVPNTPPTAPLDVYEHKVENGMLFLGKAHPQGEA, from the coding sequence ATGAGCGAAGATAAGCAGCGAGTATCCCGTCGTCAGTTTTTGAACTACACTTTAACAGGTGTAGGCGGATTTATGGCAGCTGGCTTAATGATTTCACCGATTCGAATGGCTATTGATCCAGTTTTCCAAAAGTCCAGTGCCGGACAATTGGCGAATGCAGGCATTGCTGTGGAGGATATTACGAGTAAACCGCAGCGTGTTGACTGGAAAGTAAATCAAGTTGATGGCTGGTATGAATCAAAAGTCAGTAAATCTGCCTGGGTTTATAAAAATGATAATGGCGACATTGTAGCACTTTCCCCAATATGTAAACACCTTGGCTGTGTTGTTGCATGGGAAGGCAGTGATCAATTTCCAAATCAATTTTATTGCCCATGTCATGGCGGACGCTATGAGAAAAATGGCGACAACGTTCCGAATACACCGCCGACGGCACCGTTGGATGTATATGAACACAAAGTTGAAAATGGGATGCTGTTTCTTGGTAAAGCACATCCACAAGGGGAGGCGTAA
- a CDS encoding DUF2487 family protein — protein sequence MKWKKNELEQYINAKEYVDTIIIPLLPFQLSDDSNMGKDAFQREVLETFTNELEMELTGRVIRIPAYNYLKTADKESEIARLKSWTDDIGNQPFHHVFFTTFDSAWKKVEHALPGTLLWMPGITTGDIDSKEMQSIIRSQVEQVGELIRTYWAE from the coding sequence ATGAAATGGAAGAAGAATGAGCTGGAACAATACATAAATGCAAAGGAATATGTGGATACAATTATCATACCATTGCTGCCATTCCAGTTATCAGATGATTCAAACATGGGCAAAGATGCCTTTCAAAGGGAAGTTCTTGAAACATTTACAAACGAACTGGAAATGGAGCTTACCGGCAGAGTGATACGCATTCCGGCGTACAATTATTTAAAAACAGCAGATAAAGAGTCGGAAATCGCCCGCTTGAAAAGCTGGACAGATGATATAGGCAATCAGCCTTTTCATCATGTGTTTTTCACAACTTTCGATTCTGCCTGGAAAAAAGTTGAACATGCCTTACCAGGAACTTTATTGTGGATGCCCGGCATAACAACAGGAGATATAGATTCCAAGGAAATGCAATCGATTATTCGTAGCCAGGTTGAACAAGTTGGTGAATTAATCCGAACCTATTGGGCAGAATAG
- a CDS encoding ReoY family proteolytic degradation factor: MQTPVSLQDKKSFIQWFLNHYQLKKRESVWILNYLVNHNEVLSNVHFVREAKFCPRGIIMTSHCSDEVPFRFYKNQLVTTDAEKSFHDIRLNQHDPLYIQLNFDKANQNIFYAAVLVENPFIPNEYFITQKDKDLAKDLLDKLLFDSTKTRLLNKIDKALDQHDRDTFEQLVKQLNHLESIAENQPDIH; the protein is encoded by the coding sequence TTGCAAACTCCTGTTTCCTTACAAGATAAAAAAAGCTTTATTCAATGGTTTTTAAATCATTATCAATTGAAAAAGCGGGAAAGTGTCTGGATTTTAAATTATTTGGTTAACCATAATGAAGTTCTGTCAAATGTACACTTTGTACGGGAAGCAAAGTTTTGTCCACGGGGAATTATCATGACAAGCCACTGCTCCGATGAGGTGCCATTCCGTTTTTATAAAAACCAGCTTGTAACGACAGATGCAGAAAAGTCCTTTCACGATATTCGACTTAACCAGCACGATCCACTGTATATACAACTGAATTTTGATAAAGCAAACCAAAACATCTTTTACGCTGCTGTGTTAGTGGAGAATCCATTTATTCCAAACGAGTATTTCATCACACAAAAAGACAAAGATCTGGCGAAGGATTTATTGGATAAACTGCTATTTGATTCAACGAAAACGAGACTCCTCAATAAGATTGATAAAGCTTTGGATCAACATGACCGTGACACGTTTGAGCAACTTGTAAAACAACTGAATCACTTGGAAAGCATTGCTGAAAATCAACCCGATATTCATTGA
- a CDS encoding tetratricopeptide repeat protein gives MDESIMDAVRLMESKQSEKAIALLENFLPQADVEEKYTIAELYIQWGFLKEASTVLEELLQQFPQEGELKVMLADTYIELDRDEEAMNLLNEIEEDDPEYIATLIQLADLYQAQGLFEVAEQKLLAAKQKEPNEPIIDFALAELMFSTGSYTNAIMYYEKVLPVTKEIANVSINDRLAEAYAASGEYEMALSIYQDIDSEDSNTLFKYGFTALHAGRKDIAIKAWEHLIEIDMYYHTAYYQLAKTYESEDMINEAYETAKKGLKVDEFNKELYFLAGSLAHQLNANDESEKWMREAVALDPDYKEAVLFLIELFKTDENYSQTIDLITEIKSTGATDPLYEWELARAYNENESYENALNHYDEAYNSLNEDSDFLKEYGYFLMEEGRQKKALSVFEKYLSQQPEDIEMEEYISRIKQMGETD, from the coding sequence ATGGACGAATCAATCATGGATGCAGTACGTCTGATGGAGAGCAAGCAGTCAGAAAAAGCCATTGCTCTTTTGGAAAACTTTTTACCTCAGGCGGATGTTGAAGAAAAGTATACAATTGCCGAATTATATATACAATGGGGATTTTTGAAAGAAGCAAGTACTGTTTTAGAGGAACTTCTCCAGCAATTTCCGCAAGAGGGAGAATTGAAAGTAATGCTTGCCGATACGTATATAGAATTGGACAGGGATGAAGAAGCAATGAATCTCCTTAATGAAATTGAAGAGGATGATCCGGAATATATTGCAACGCTGATTCAACTCGCTGATTTGTACCAGGCACAAGGGTTGTTTGAAGTTGCTGAACAAAAACTGTTGGCAGCAAAACAAAAGGAGCCCAACGAACCGATTATCGATTTTGCGCTTGCTGAACTGATGTTTTCAACCGGTTCCTATACAAATGCGATCATGTATTATGAAAAAGTTTTGCCAGTTACAAAGGAAATTGCCAACGTATCCATTAATGACAGACTTGCTGAAGCATATGCCGCATCCGGCGAATACGAAATGGCTTTAAGCATTTATCAGGATATTGACAGTGAGGACTCGAATACATTATTTAAATACGGTTTCACCGCACTGCATGCCGGACGAAAAGATATTGCCATCAAAGCATGGGAACACCTTATTGAAATCGACATGTACTACCACACAGCATATTATCAGCTTGCCAAAACATACGAGTCGGAGGATATGATAAATGAGGCATACGAGACTGCTAAAAAAGGGCTGAAGGTTGATGAATTCAACAAAGAACTATATTTTCTTGCTGGATCCCTTGCACATCAGCTGAATGCAAATGATGAAAGTGAAAAGTGGATGCGTGAGGCGGTTGCACTTGATCCCGATTATAAGGAAGCAGTATTATTTTTGATTGAACTGTTCAAAACAGATGAAAATTATTCGCAAACTATCGATCTGATCACTGAAATCAAAAGCACCGGTGCCACTGATCCGCTTTATGAATGGGAGCTTGCCCGGGCGTATAATGAAAATGAATCATATGAGAATGCATTAAATCACTATGATGAAGCATATAATAGCCTAAACGAAGACAGTGACTTTTTAAAAGAATATGGCTATTTCCTGATGGAAGAAGGGAGGCAAAAAAAAGCGTTATCGGTTTTTGAAAAATATTTGTCTCAGCAGCCGGAGGATATCGAAATGGAGGAGTACATCAGCAGAATAAAACAGATGGGAGAAACTGATTAA
- the aroA gene encoding 3-phosphoshikimate 1-carboxyvinyltransferase: MTAMKLEPYQKPLTGELEVPGDKSISHRAVILGSLAKGTTKVTNFLDGEDCRRTIDAFRSLGVGIEQEGTTVTIHSDGKESLVEAKQPIYFGNSGTTARLMLGVFAGLPLFTTLYGDPSLTVRPMDRVVQPLRQMGASINGRAEGSFLPLAVNGGGLKGISYILPVKSAQVKSAVLLAGLFAEDVTEVIEHTATRNHSENMLAAFGADIVIKNNVIRITNQSLSATNVYVPGDISSAAFFIAAAAIVPGSNITIHNVGLNKTRTGIIDVLLEMGASLNISNEKVISGELIGDITIRYENLKGTIIEGDMIPRLIDEIPVIALVATQAEGDTEIRDAKELRLKETDRIEAIASNLIKLGAHVETTEDGMIIHGKASLTGGEVASYDDHRIVMMLAVASLIANDNIVIDDISSAAISYPGFFKHLDTLKTP, encoded by the coding sequence TTGACTGCAATGAAATTGGAACCATATCAAAAGCCATTAACCGGAGAATTAGAGGTTCCGGGAGATAAATCGATCTCGCACCGTGCTGTTATCCTTGGGTCACTGGCCAAAGGGACTACCAAGGTTACAAATTTTTTGGATGGAGAGGATTGTCGAAGAACAATTGACGCATTCCGAAGTCTGGGTGTCGGGATTGAACAGGAAGGCACCACTGTCACCATACATAGTGATGGAAAAGAATCATTAGTCGAAGCAAAGCAGCCGATTTATTTTGGCAACTCCGGAACAACGGCCCGGTTAATGCTGGGTGTATTTGCGGGACTGCCTTTATTCACAACTTTATATGGTGATCCATCATTGACGGTCAGACCAATGGATCGGGTTGTACAACCCTTGCGGCAGATGGGCGCTTCCATTAATGGACGTGCTGAAGGGAGCTTTCTGCCACTGGCTGTTAATGGAGGTGGTCTTAAAGGAATATCGTATATCCTTCCAGTAAAAAGTGCACAAGTGAAATCAGCGGTTTTGTTGGCAGGGTTATTTGCTGAAGATGTTACTGAAGTCATCGAACATACAGCTACGCGAAACCATTCTGAAAATATGCTGGCAGCGTTTGGAGCCGATATAGTGATAAAAAACAATGTAATTCGGATAACAAATCAGTCACTATCCGCTACTAACGTTTACGTACCTGGCGATATTTCATCAGCGGCATTTTTTATAGCGGCCGCAGCAATCGTTCCTGGAAGTAACATTACTATTCATAATGTTGGTCTGAATAAGACCCGTACAGGAATTATTGATGTTTTGCTCGAAATGGGGGCCAGTTTGAACATTTCGAACGAGAAGGTTATAAGTGGCGAATTGATCGGGGACATAACCATAAGATATGAAAATTTGAAAGGTACGATTATCGAGGGTGACATGATTCCGAGACTGATCGATGAAATTCCTGTCATTGCTCTGGTTGCAACACAGGCAGAAGGGGATACAGAAATCCGTGATGCAAAAGAACTCAGACTGAAGGAAACGGATCGGATTGAAGCGATTGCGTCCAACTTGATTAAACTCGGTGCACATGTCGAGACAACTGAAGATGGCATGATCATACATGGAAAAGCGTCACTTACTGGAGGAGAAGTGGCATCATACGATGATCACAGAATTGTGATGATGCTTGCTGTTGCTTCGCTGATTGCCAATGATAATATAGTAATTGATGACATTTCTTCCGCGGCAATATCATATCCTGGCTTTTTCAAACACCTGGATACATTGAAGACACCTTAA
- a CDS encoding prephenate dehydrogenase, which translates to MKRTIFIIGLGLIGGSLAKSLKNDSSNYIIGYDSDMRSMEFAQKNNIIHASCEDITISAQEADIIILGTPISETIAILGKLDKVPFDHEVIVSDVSSVKSPVMNKAKMITNKNINFIGGHPMAGSHKRGVTAAKAHLFENAIYVLSPAESCRSHYVDELEEVLRIAKSNFIVLPAEDHDEMTGVISHFPHLIASSLVHQARKWQDTHAYIPKLAAGGFRDITRIASSNPNLWQDIFYHNRSKMSQLLGDWIAEMNELKDLIDHNNRIEMTAYLKQAKEYRDGLGISEKGAIPAFYDLYIDIRDQPGAISSVAHILASAEISIKNLQILEIREGITGVLRLSVPSKEQQQESRSVLAKNGYELMLAE; encoded by the coding sequence TTGAAAAGAACAATATTTATCATTGGCTTGGGTCTGATTGGCGGTTCACTTGCCAAAAGTCTTAAAAATGACAGCAGCAATTATATTATCGGATATGATTCAGACATGCGGAGTATGGAGTTTGCGCAGAAAAACAATATTATTCATGCCTCCTGTGAGGATATTACCATATCTGCACAGGAGGCTGATATCATTATTTTAGGCACACCTATCAGTGAAACAATCGCAATCCTTGGAAAATTAGATAAGGTACCGTTTGATCATGAAGTTATTGTGTCGGATGTTTCTTCGGTTAAATCACCTGTAATGAACAAGGCAAAGATGATCACGAATAAAAATATTAACTTTATTGGGGGCCATCCGATGGCGGGCTCCCATAAACGGGGGGTAACAGCAGCTAAAGCACACCTGTTCGAAAACGCTATTTATGTATTAAGTCCGGCAGAAAGTTGCCGTTCACATTATGTCGATGAGTTGGAGGAAGTCCTCCGTATCGCAAAAAGTAATTTTATTGTTTTGCCGGCCGAGGACCATGATGAAATGACAGGAGTCATCTCCCATTTTCCTCATTTAATTGCATCATCACTGGTTCATCAGGCAAGAAAATGGCAGGATACTCATGCATACATTCCCAAACTTGCTGCAGGCGGCTTTCGTGATATTACAAGAATTGCTTCAAGCAACCCGAATTTATGGCAGGATATTTTTTACCATAACCGTAGTAAGATGTCACAGTTATTGGGAGACTGGATCGCGGAAATGAACGAGTTAAAAGATCTAATTGACCATAACAACCGGATTGAGATGACCGCTTACTTGAAACAGGCAAAAGAATATCGTGACGGACTTGGTATTTCGGAAAAAGGTGCTATCCCGGCATTTTATGATTTGTACATCGATATCCGTGACCAGCCGGGTGCAATATCTTCTGTTGCTCACATACTGGCATCAGCAGAGATCAGCATAAAAAATCTGCAAATACTGGAAATACGCGAAGGAATAACGGGAGTATTGCGGTTAAGCGTTCCATCGAAAGAACAGCAACAGGAAAGCAGGAGTGTATTAGCAAAAAACGGTTATGAACTCATGCTTGCAGAATAA
- the hisC gene encoding histidinol-phosphate transaminase gives MDTKQIINELTPYKPGKQIQEVKKMFGLDRIVKLASNENPFGYTKKLDNLNTLTPSFEVYPDGYTAELRGALAERLNIDESQLVFGNGSDEIVQSVCRAFLYPGVNTVMAVPTFPQYKHNARIEGADVKEIPVINGYHDLQGMLDAIDKKTNVVWLCSPNNPTGCAIPHKDFYTFLDKCPDDVLVVLDEAYYEYLDEKKDLDTLENLPNYKNLLVLRTFSKAYGLAGLRIGYGIADSNLIAKLDVVRGPFNTSSIAQKAALIAMKDDAFIADSVSRNKRIKQDFQQFLESIDWHYYDSETNFLFISTPISGNEVFEYLLQHGFIVRPLEGLGCPNEIRITIGNESDMKQLQTIILQLNNKVIEEIQS, from the coding sequence ATGGATACAAAGCAAATTATAAATGAGTTAACACCATATAAACCGGGAAAGCAAATTCAAGAGGTCAAGAAAATGTTTGGTCTGGATCGAATTGTTAAATTGGCATCGAATGAAAATCCATTCGGTTACACAAAAAAACTTGACAACCTGAATACATTAACACCGTCTTTTGAGGTTTATCCTGATGGGTATACTGCAGAATTAAGAGGAGCCCTGGCTGAAAGACTGAATATTGATGAGAGTCAGCTTGTTTTTGGCAACGGGTCTGATGAAATTGTCCAGTCCGTCTGTCGTGCATTCCTGTACCCTGGAGTAAATACTGTCATGGCGGTACCGACATTTCCGCAGTATAAGCACAACGCACGTATCGAGGGTGCAGATGTTAAAGAAATACCAGTTATAAATGGCTATCATGATCTGCAGGGAATGCTTGATGCTATTGATAAGAAGACGAATGTCGTATGGCTGTGTTCACCGAATAATCCAACCGGGTGTGCCATTCCTCATAAGGATTTTTATACCTTTTTGGATAAGTGTCCGGATGATGTGCTTGTCGTACTGGATGAAGCGTATTATGAATATCTTGATGAAAAGAAAGACTTGGATACACTTGAAAATCTGCCGAATTATAAAAACCTGCTTGTGCTGAGAACTTTTTCAAAAGCCTATGGTCTGGCAGGGTTGCGTATCGGATATGGAATCGCTGATTCTAATCTGATAGCAAAACTGGATGTTGTCAGAGGACCATTCAATACATCATCCATTGCGCAGAAAGCTGCTTTAATTGCTATGAAAGACGATGCTTTTATTGCTGATAGTGTATCGAGAAATAAAAGGATCAAACAGGATTTTCAACAATTTTTGGAGTCGATTGATTGGCATTATTATGACTCAGAAACCAATTTTCTGTTTATTTCCACACCGATAAGCGGTAATGAAGTGTTTGAATACTTGCTGCAACATGGCTTTATTGTTCGTCCGCTCGAGGGTCTTGGCTGTCCGAATGAAATCCGAATCACAATTGGCAACGAATCCGATATGAAACAACTACAAACTATTATTTTACAACTGAACAACAAAGTAATAGAGGAGATTCAATCTTGA
- the aroB gene encoding 3-dehydroquinate synthase, whose translation MKVTKVKSSAKTYGVYIGEGLRTKIKEFFPTTYSSILIITDDLVAGHYLEDVQRNFDNEHVYTAIIENGEGSKSIEMFHQLHTKAIDCGLDRKSLIIALGGGVVGDLAGFVAATYMRGIDFIQMPTTILAHDSSVGGKVAINHAQGKNLIGNFYPPAAVIYDVNTLQTINQQEFRSGYAELVKEALIADEPFFDSLMSVHLSDLTSKTIADHINRGIAIKADVVEADETEAGIRKYLNLGHTFGHALEAIQDYHGFSHGEAVAIGMLFAFQVSEQTFPVSLPFNQLYSWLKSNGYPLQLPKLDSMHIINKMKLDKKTEGKKVQMVLLRSVAQPVTAEISDDDLLNYIDLFMETLSGRS comes from the coding sequence GTGAAGGTTACCAAAGTAAAATCTTCTGCAAAAACATATGGTGTTTATATCGGTGAAGGTCTCAGAACTAAGATTAAAGAATTTTTTCCAACAACATATTCTTCCATTTTAATCATTACGGACGATCTGGTGGCAGGTCATTATCTGGAAGACGTTCAGCGTAACTTTGACAATGAACATGTTTATACAGCAATAATTGAAAATGGGGAAGGCTCCAAGTCAATTGAAATGTTTCATCAACTTCATACGAAAGCAATCGATTGCGGTCTGGACAGAAAATCATTGATTATAGCACTCGGAGGCGGAGTTGTCGGTGATTTGGCCGGTTTTGTTGCAGCAACGTACATGCGGGGCATTGACTTTATCCAAATGCCTACAACCATCCTGGCGCACGACAGCAGTGTCGGCGGTAAAGTAGCAATCAATCATGCACAGGGGAAAAATTTAATTGGGAATTTCTATCCTCCTGCAGCTGTCATTTATGATGTCAATACTTTGCAAACTATAAATCAGCAGGAGTTCAGAAGCGGATATGCTGAACTCGTTAAAGAAGCATTAATTGCTGACGAGCCATTTTTCGATTCCTTGATGTCTGTTCATCTGTCTGATTTAACAAGTAAAACCATTGCAGATCATATTAATCGTGGAATAGCAATTAAGGCAGATGTGGTTGAAGCAGATGAGACAGAGGCTGGAATCCGAAAATATCTGAATTTGGGTCATACATTCGGGCATGCATTAGAGGCAATACAGGATTATCATGGTTTCTCACACGGTGAAGCGGTAGCAATTGGCATGCTTTTCGCATTTCAGGTTAGCGAACAAACATTTCCTGTCAGCTTACCCTTTAACCAGTTGTATTCCTGGCTGAAATCAAATGGGTATCCGTTACAATTGCCGAAATTGGACTCAATGCATATTATAAATAAAATGAAACTTGATAAAAAAACAGAAGGCAAAAAAGTTCAAATGGTACTTTTACGGTCTGTCGCCCAGCCTGTAACGGCTGAAATCAGCGATGACGACCTATTGAACTATATCGATTTATTTATGGAAACATTATCAGGCAGATCTTGA